Proteins encoded in a region of the Massilia sp. UMI-21 genome:
- a CDS encoding DUF3820 family protein, with translation MDTNHLSLLLMRDMPYRKYKGRKIADLPGHYLGWFAREGFPHGELGQLLALMYELDHNNLRSLLDPLRTR, from the coding sequence ATGGACACCAATCACCTCTCCCTGTTGCTCATGCGTGACATGCCGTATCGCAAATATAAAGGCCGGAAAATCGCCGACCTGCCCGGCCACTACCTGGGCTGGTTCGCCCGGGAAGGCTTTCCCCATGGGGAACTGGGCCAGTTACTGGCCCTGATGTACGAACTCGACCACAACAATCTGCGCTCCCTGCTCGATCCGCTACGGACCCGCTGA
- a CDS encoding cation:proton antiporter: MENFQWFMLVGGLMLVRGLWGQTIAKLPFTSAMIYLAVGLLLGPLFLGLFSFDPLDGAKVIEPVAEIAVLISLFSAGIKMPVPFSLRRWMPAVRLAWLAMALSVGLIAAFGWLVLGLPAGAAILLGAVLAPTDPVLATDVQVRYAGDDDPLRFTLTCEAGLNDGSAFPFIMLGLGLLGLHEIGPGGSRWLLVDVAWATLGGTGVGAACGAALAWIGVAMHARFAKHEVLDDLLGLGLIGLSYGIALSLHTYGFLAVFAAGVALRQTEMRLIGARTNRAGLLEPEIDKDEAPAAVPAEPTVSGGSLVFKEHLERLSELTLVLLLGGAASWYLLDWKPWALAVFLFFLVRPFSVLVSMAGAGIGGRATAICAWFGVRGIGSIYYLTYAINHGVPPPIARELVNATLAVIIGSIFLHGTSVTPLLNRFWRRKHKRDEKPG; the protein is encoded by the coding sequence GTGGAGAATTTTCAGTGGTTTATGCTGGTCGGCGGCCTGATGCTGGTGCGCGGCCTGTGGGGGCAGACCATCGCCAAGCTGCCGTTCACGTCGGCAATGATCTACCTCGCCGTCGGCTTGCTGCTGGGACCGCTGTTCCTCGGCCTGTTCAGCTTCGACCCGCTCGATGGAGCCAAGGTGATCGAACCGGTCGCCGAGATCGCCGTCCTGATCTCGCTGTTTTCCGCCGGCATCAAGATGCCGGTACCCTTTTCTCTGCGTCGCTGGATGCCCGCCGTTCGGCTGGCCTGGCTGGCGATGGCGCTGTCGGTGGGGCTGATTGCGGCGTTCGGCTGGCTGGTGCTGGGCTTGCCTGCCGGCGCGGCGATCCTGCTGGGCGCGGTCCTGGCCCCGACCGACCCCGTGCTCGCGACCGACGTCCAGGTCCGGTATGCCGGCGACGACGACCCATTGCGCTTCACCCTGACCTGCGAAGCGGGCCTGAACGACGGCAGCGCCTTTCCGTTCATCATGCTCGGACTGGGCCTGCTCGGCCTGCACGAGATCGGCCCGGGCGGTTCGCGCTGGCTGCTGGTCGACGTGGCCTGGGCGACCCTGGGCGGGACCGGCGTCGGCGCCGCCTGCGGCGCCGCGCTGGCCTGGATCGGCGTCGCCATGCACGCCCGCTTCGCCAAGCACGAGGTGCTCGACGACCTGCTGGGCCTGGGCCTGATCGGCCTGTCCTACGGGATCGCCCTGTCCCTGCATACCTATGGTTTCCTGGCGGTCTTCGCGGCCGGGGTCGCCCTGCGCCAGACCGAGATGCGCCTGATCGGCGCGCGCACCAACCGCGCGGGCCTGCTCGAGCCGGAGATCGACAAGGACGAGGCGCCGGCCGCGGTGCCGGCCGAACCGACGGTCAGCGGCGGTTCGCTGGTCTTCAAGGAACACCTGGAACGGCTGTCCGAACTGACGCTGGTCCTGCTGCTCGGCGGCGCGGCCTCCTGGTACCTGCTCGACTGGAAACCCTGGGCCCTGGCCGTGTTCCTGTTCTTCCTGGTGCGCCCGTTCAGCGTCCTGGTCAGCATGGCCGGCGCCGGCATCGGCGGGCGCGCCACCGCCATCTGCGCCTGGTTCGGCGTACGCGGCATCGGGTCGATCTATTATCTGACCTATGCGATCAACCACGGCGTACCGCCGCCGATCGCACGCGAGCTGGTGAACGCCACCCTGGCGGTCATCATCGGCTCGATCTTCCTGCACGGCACCAGCGTCACACCGCTGCTGAACCGTTTCTGGAGGCGCAAGCACAAGCGCGACGAGAAGCCGGGCTGA
- a CDS encoding VOC family protein yields MKKQIIVNLAVSDLERSRAFFSALGFGFDPRFSSENSAFMVIAEDSIHVMLMSEALFASLIDKPLVQAKKGNEAILCLSCDSRDEVDSLVARAVAAGGRTPHPPEDHGFMYDQGFEDLDGHLWNLVWTAPSA; encoded by the coding sequence ATGAAGAAGCAAATCATTGTTAACCTGGCGGTCAGCGACCTGGAGCGGTCGCGGGCTTTCTTCAGCGCGCTCGGCTTCGGCTTCGATCCGCGCTTCAGCAGCGAGAACAGCGCCTTCATGGTCATCGCGGAGGACAGCATCCACGTCATGCTGATGAGCGAAGCCCTGTTCGCCTCGCTCATCGACAAGCCGCTGGTCCAGGCGAAGAAAGGCAACGAGGCCATCCTGTGCCTGAGCTGCGACAGCCGAGACGAAGTGGACAGCCTGGTCGCGCGGGCCGTCGCCGCCGGCGGCCGCACCCCGCACCCGCCCGAAGACCATGGCTTCATGTACGACCAGGGCTTCGAGGATCTCGACGGCCACCTGTGGAACCTGGTCTGGACGGCGCCCTCCGCTTGA
- a CDS encoding PAS domain S-box protein, protein MDTFPLSSGRARRRGLGAWLAGAFSLLSVVLTLLLVGVVEQSSTEQVKDSIGHGLEEMARQTADKLDGGMAERYREVSLMVRRRTLRDAGLPLAERRQVLRDMRESYGYYDWIGLTGLDGKVIVEARGLLEGVDVSSRPWFTQALRGVHVGDVHEAVKLARLLPRESGEPRRFVDVAFPYADLSGATAGVLGVHLSWQWAREVERSIIAPVEERGRVQALIVSRQGVVLLGPPGLQGKTIAPESLRLAQQHRSGYRVEAWPDGQSYLVGYGATLGRGQYPGLGWTVLVRQNVEDAYAPVRRLREQALWSGAALAVLFSVAGVLVARRITRPLGALAESAERLGRGEAVQLVPNQKDYFEVQALSGTLNRLVTDLVRKQAELRDLNATLEQRVEQRTRELERALVAVQANEQRINAIVEAAQDAFIAVDRRGIVLDWNGAAERMFGWRRNEAVGWPLGELVLPERYRASLGRALHAFRQTGRLDMLDGRIERVVADREGHEFTIEMTAGLAGRGEDAFFSVFLHDISERKRVEQMKNEFVATVSHELRTPLTAIQATLAMLADGMAGELPPEAARLAATAGQSSERLVRMVNDLLDIRKIEAGAMHVARSPQPLLPVAERARAAMEGHARQAGVVLRTDWAADAAQLAASIDRDRMEQLLARLLSNAIEFTPRGKTVTLGLAQLPGRVRLSVADEGPGIAPEFQQRLFQCFAQAGGVDSRARGGAGLGLAICKAIIDAHGGTIGFATAPGQGTRFVVELPAVTPA, encoded by the coding sequence ATGGACACTTTTCCCCTTTCTTCCGGCCGCGCCCGCCGGCGCGGCCTCGGGGCCTGGCTGGCGGGGGCGTTTTCCTTGCTGAGCGTGGTCCTGACCCTGCTGTTGGTCGGGGTCGTCGAGCAGTCGTCCACCGAGCAGGTCAAGGACAGCATCGGCCACGGCCTGGAAGAGATGGCGCGCCAGACCGCGGACAAGCTCGACGGCGGCATGGCCGAGCGTTACCGCGAGGTGAGCCTGATGGTGCGCCGGCGCACGCTGCGCGATGCCGGCCTGCCGCTGGCGGAGCGCCGCCAGGTCTTGCGCGACATGCGCGAGAGCTACGGTTACTACGACTGGATCGGCTTGACCGGCCTGGACGGCAAGGTGATCGTCGAGGCGCGCGGCCTGCTCGAAGGTGTCGACGTGTCAAGCCGTCCGTGGTTCACGCAGGCCCTGCGGGGCGTGCACGTCGGCGACGTGCACGAGGCGGTCAAGCTGGCCAGGCTGCTGCCGCGCGAAAGCGGCGAGCCGCGCCGCTTCGTCGACGTCGCCTTCCCCTATGCCGACCTGTCCGGCGCGACCGCCGGCGTGCTCGGCGTGCACCTGTCCTGGCAATGGGCGCGCGAGGTCGAGCGCTCGATCATCGCGCCGGTGGAGGAGCGCGGCCGGGTCCAGGCGCTGATCGTCAGCCGCCAGGGCGTGGTCCTGCTCGGGCCGCCCGGCCTGCAGGGCAAGACGATCGCGCCAGAGAGCCTGCGCCTGGCGCAGCAGCATCGCAGCGGCTACCGGGTCGAGGCGTGGCCCGACGGGCAGTCCTACCTGGTCGGCTACGGCGCCACGCTTGGACGCGGCCAGTACCCGGGCCTGGGCTGGACGGTGCTGGTGCGCCAGAACGTCGAGGATGCCTACGCGCCGGTGCGGCGCCTGCGCGAGCAGGCCTTGTGGAGCGGCGCCGCGCTGGCGGTGCTGTTCTCGGTGGCCGGCGTGCTGGTGGCGCGCCGCATCACCCGCCCGCTCGGGGCGCTGGCCGAGTCGGCCGAGCGGCTGGGACGCGGCGAAGCCGTCCAGCTGGTGCCGAACCAGAAAGACTACTTCGAGGTGCAGGCGCTGTCCGGCACCCTGAACCGGCTGGTGACCGACCTGGTGCGAAAGCAGGCCGAACTGCGCGACCTGAACGCCACGCTCGAACAACGGGTCGAGCAACGTACCCGCGAACTGGAGCGGGCCCTGGTGGCGGTGCAGGCCAACGAACAGCGCATCAATGCGATCGTGGAAGCGGCCCAGGATGCCTTCATCGCGGTCGACCGGCGCGGCATCGTCCTCGACTGGAACGGCGCCGCGGAGCGCATGTTCGGCTGGCGCCGCAACGAGGCGGTGGGCTGGCCCCTGGGCGAGCTGGTGTTGCCGGAACGCTACCGCGCCAGCCTGGGCCGGGCCTTGCATGCGTTCCGCCAGACCGGTCGCCTGGACATGCTCGACGGGCGCATCGAGCGCGTGGTGGCGGACCGCGAGGGTCACGAATTCACCATCGAGATGACCGCCGGCCTGGCCGGCCGCGGCGAAGACGCCTTCTTCAGCGTCTTCCTGCACGATATCTCGGAACGCAAGCGCGTCGAGCAGATGAAGAACGAATTCGTCGCGACCGTCTCGCACGAACTGCGCACGCCGCTGACCGCGATCCAGGCCACGCTGGCGATGTTGGCGGACGGCATGGCCGGCGAGCTGCCGCCGGAGGCGGCGCGCTTGGCCGCCACCGCCGGCCAGAGCAGCGAACGCCTGGTGCGCATGGTGAACGACCTGCTCGACATCCGGAAGATCGAGGCCGGCGCCATGCATGTCGCACGCTCGCCCCAGCCCCTGCTGCCGGTGGCCGAGCGCGCGCGCGCCGCGATGGAAGGACACGCGCGCCAGGCCGGTGTAGTGCTGCGCACCGATTGGGCGGCGGACGCGGCGCAGCTCGCGGCCAGCATCGACCGCGACCGCATGGAACAGCTGCTGGCCAGGCTGCTGTCGAACGCCATCGAGTTCACGCCACGCGGAAAAACCGTCACGCTGGGGCTGGCGCAGTTGCCCGGCAGGGTGCGCCTGTCGGTCGCCGACGAGGGACCCGGCATTGCGCCGGAATTCCAGCAGCGGCTGTTCCAGTGCTTCGCCCAGGCCGGCGGGGTCGATTCGCGCGCGCGCGGCGGCGCCGGGCTGGGCCTGGCGATCTGCAAGGCCATCATCGACGCGCACGGCGGCACGATCGGCTTTGCCACCGCGCCCGGCCAGGGCACGCGCTTCGTGGTGGAGCTGCCGGCCGTGACGCCGGCATGA
- the ribA gene encoding GTP cyclohydrolase II — protein MPTTSAAGEQLLDYVTSCALPTPWAQFTLHAFVEHGTGKEHLAMVLGDLADGEPVLARVHSECLTGDVLFSQRCDCGAQLEGALRRIAEEGRGILLYLRQEGRGIGLVNKIRAYRLQEAGADTVEANLQLGFHADARNYELCKPMLEQFGVGTLRLMTNNPRKIDAMTRLGIAVAERVPLLVNRNAFNNSYLNTKQAKLGHMMGSADSAAADMLAEPGTR, from the coding sequence ATGCCCACCACATCCGCTGCCGGCGAGCAGTTGCTCGACTACGTCACCTCGTGCGCCCTGCCGACCCCCTGGGCGCAATTCACCTTGCATGCCTTCGTCGAGCACGGCACCGGCAAGGAGCACCTGGCGATGGTGCTGGGCGACCTCGCGGACGGCGAACCGGTGCTGGCGCGCGTGCACTCCGAATGCCTGACCGGCGATGTGCTGTTCTCGCAGCGTTGCGACTGCGGCGCCCAGCTCGAAGGGGCGCTGCGGCGCATCGCCGAGGAAGGGCGCGGCATCCTGCTGTACCTGCGCCAGGAAGGACGCGGCATCGGCCTGGTCAACAAGATCCGCGCCTACCGCCTGCAGGAAGCCGGCGCCGACACGGTCGAAGCCAACCTGCAACTGGGCTTCCATGCCGACGCCCGCAATTACGAACTGTGCAAGCCGATGCTGGAGCAGTTCGGCGTGGGCACGCTGCGCCTGATGACCAACAACCCGCGCAAGATCGACGCCATGACCCGCCTCGGGATCGCGGTGGCCGAACGCGTGCCGCTGCTGGTCAACCGCAATGCCTTCAACAACAGCTACCTGAACACCAAGCAGGCCAAGCTGGGCCACATGATGGGGTCGGCGGATTCCGCCGCCGCCGACATGCTGGCGGAACCCGGCACCCGCTGA
- a CDS encoding trypsin-like peptidase domain-containing protein: MKRTAAALLLFCLTAGAATAPPPDQAAATARAGAVPAAPAQLAPQLSPQLPPSASPGTTPPAPAPGEVDAQDALPPPSSAAQDLYAAARGDLLQIRMLLKNGRTQSTVGSGFLVGTGKLVVTNYHVVSQMALDPDVYTAEFVDTDGNSGPVELLAVDVLHDLAVVRVDREGSGFFKVPERPVRLTQGQRLYSLGNPLDLGFAISEGAYNGVVTRSFYDQLMFGGPINSGMSGGPSVTGKGTVAGVNVSKRRDGESVSFLVPVKYVQELLRKVDSQPAPPKDFNPLIAAQLLAHQRAMVDRLLDEPLAIKSMGPYLVPVRESGQLRCWGRSNVKAETAYTLDAMSCAMETAIYVSASQQTGHVSMSHRYIRSDNLARLPFAALASRLFAAGQRGGANDRRLTKPMCTERFVHTRTLPLRAVTCVRAYRKFEGLYNFTLLTASTNAAESSLQSRLDVSGVSYDNGMRVTRAFLGSFGRSVRRPPAAGSPP, encoded by the coding sequence ATGAAACGGACTGCCGCCGCCTTGCTGCTCTTCTGCCTGACGGCGGGCGCCGCCACGGCGCCGCCACCCGACCAGGCGGCCGCGACGGCGCGTGCCGGCGCCGTCCCGGCCGCGCCTGCGCAACTGGCGCCGCAGTTGTCACCTCAGTTGCCACCATCTGCGTCACCCGGCACGACGCCGCCCGCCCCCGCGCCGGGTGAAGTCGACGCCCAGGACGCCCTGCCGCCCCCCTCCTCGGCCGCGCAGGACCTGTACGCGGCGGCGCGCGGCGACCTGTTGCAGATCCGCATGCTGCTCAAGAACGGCCGTACCCAGTCCACCGTCGGATCGGGCTTCCTGGTCGGCACCGGCAAGCTGGTCGTGACCAATTATCACGTGGTGTCGCAGATGGCGCTCGACCCCGACGTCTACACCGCCGAGTTCGTCGACACCGACGGCAACAGCGGCCCGGTAGAGCTGTTGGCGGTCGACGTGCTGCACGACCTGGCGGTGGTGCGCGTCGACCGCGAAGGCAGCGGCTTCTTCAAGGTGCCCGAGCGCCCGGTACGCCTGACCCAGGGCCAGCGCCTGTACTCGCTCGGCAATCCGCTCGACCTCGGCTTTGCGATTTCGGAAGGCGCCTACAACGGCGTGGTCACGCGCAGCTTCTACGACCAGCTCATGTTCGGCGGTCCGATCAATTCCGGCATGAGCGGCGGGCCCAGCGTCACCGGCAAGGGCACCGTGGCCGGCGTGAACGTGTCCAAGCGGCGCGACGGCGAATCGGTCAGCTTCCTGGTGCCGGTGAAGTATGTGCAGGAACTGCTGCGCAAGGTGGACAGCCAGCCGGCGCCGCCGAAGGATTTCAACCCGCTGATCGCGGCCCAGCTGCTGGCGCACCAGCGCGCCATGGTCGACCGCCTGCTCGACGAGCCGCTGGCGATCAAGAGCATGGGCCCCTACCTGGTGCCGGTGCGCGAATCCGGCCAGCTGCGCTGCTGGGGGCGCTCCAACGTGAAGGCGGAAACCGCCTACACCCTGGATGCGATGAGTTGCGCGATGGAGACCGCCATCTACGTCTCGGCCTCGCAGCAGACCGGGCACGTGTCGATGTCGCACCGCTACATCCGTTCCGACAACCTGGCCCGGCTGCCCTTCGCGGCCCTGGCCAGCCGCCTGTTCGCGGCCGGCCAGCGGGGCGGCGCGAACGACCGGCGCCTGACCAAGCCGATGTGCACCGAGCGCTTCGTGCACACCCGCACCCTGCCGCTGCGCGCGGTGACCTGCGTGCGCGCCTACCGCAAGTTCGAAGGCCTGTACAACTTCACGCTGCTGACGGCCAGCACCAACGCCGCCGAATCGAGCCTGCAGAGCCGCCTGGACGTCTCCGGCGTATCGTACGACAACGGCATGCGCGTCACCCGCGCCTTCCTCGGCTCGTTCGGGCGCAGCGTGCGGCGCCCGCCGGCTGCGGGGAGTCCGCCATGA
- a CDS encoding FHA domain-containing protein, with amino-acid sequence MSGPWTVEILARNGEVLHRHRAAGLPIRVGRAYDNDFILDDEYAAAHHALIEEGPDGGLLMRDLGTRNGINHRRKRVQQIALSGDTVVRMGHTSLRVRAADFPVPAELRDRTMHGWEGLLPGIIGVLLAALVALLVTWLLDAQPFELLNYVLAPAAGIGAALLWSSLWAFLNRLFGRYARLGRHLFIFGCGLAALVGFRLLAAVVAYAYSLEWLTRYGSHVAVATVAGIIYFHLATIKPSSRRRLRALCTMAALLASSLVLIVNQQRHGRLADELYMAVLLPPELRASPDATVADYMADVEQMRAQLDAERGAAPASASGAN; translated from the coding sequence ATGAGCGGCCCCTGGACCGTCGAGATTCTGGCCCGCAACGGCGAGGTGCTGCACCGGCACCGGGCGGCCGGCCTGCCGATCCGGGTCGGACGCGCCTACGACAACGACTTCATCCTCGACGACGAATACGCGGCTGCGCACCACGCGCTGATCGAGGAAGGCCCCGACGGCGGGCTCCTGATGCGCGACCTCGGCACGCGCAACGGCATCAACCATCGGCGCAAGCGGGTACAGCAGATTGCGCTCAGCGGCGACACCGTGGTGCGCATGGGCCACACTTCGCTGCGGGTGCGCGCCGCCGACTTCCCGGTCCCGGCCGAACTGCGCGACCGCACCATGCACGGCTGGGAGGGGCTGCTGCCCGGCATCATCGGCGTGCTGCTGGCGGCGCTGGTGGCCCTGCTGGTGACCTGGCTGCTCGACGCCCAGCCGTTCGAGCTGCTGAACTACGTGCTGGCGCCGGCCGCGGGCATCGGTGCGGCGCTGCTGTGGAGCAGCCTGTGGGCCTTCCTGAACCGCCTGTTCGGGCGCTATGCACGCCTGGGCCGGCACCTGTTCATCTTCGGCTGCGGCCTGGCGGCCCTGGTGGGTTTTCGCCTGCTGGCGGCCGTCGTCGCCTACGCCTACTCGCTGGAGTGGCTCACCCGCTACGGCTCGCACGTGGCGGTGGCGACGGTGGCCGGCATCATCTACTTCCACCTGGCCACCATCAAGCCGTCCTCGCGGCGGCGCCTGCGCGCCCTGTGCACGATGGCTGCCCTGCTGGCATCGAGCCTGGTGCTGATCGTCAACCAGCAGCGCCACGGCCGCCTCGCGGACGAACTGTACATGGCGGTGCTGCTCCCGCCGGAACTGCGCGCCAGCCCCGACGCGACGGTGGCCGACTACATGGCCGACGTCGAGCAGATGCGCGCGCAGCTGGACGCCGAGCGCGGCGCGGCGCCGGCGTCGGCGTCGGGCGCCAACTGA
- a CDS encoding histidine kinase, which yields MNPSRSKTAFAIAWLLFWILMVLVALEDYRRDGGTAYWQPVLWESSSALVASGLLFLQRRLHARHDHLVATPRRWFALQARMLPVYWIVFVPLVFGIRHAVYALAGASYEHEAWPEVFVYESLKITVFAGLFTVIGFGLLSYRELLGARMRAEQAHALLREAQLQSLARQMQPHFLFNALNTISSLMHTDVARADATLVQLADLLRAALALGEQPQATLAQELRLARAYAGVMAQRFDGRAQLAWRIDEDLLGVQLPAMSVQPLLENVFKHTVERQRGPTRITVSAAREGADLVLGIEDDRGALGPDPAGAGSSSGLGLANLRARLAALHGSDASLSLVQLAPAGVRAQLRIPCAS from the coding sequence ATGAACCCGTCCCGCAGCAAGACCGCCTTCGCCATCGCCTGGCTCCTGTTCTGGATCCTGATGGTGCTGGTCGCGCTGGAGGACTACCGGCGCGACGGCGGCACCGCCTACTGGCAGCCGGTGCTGTGGGAGAGCTCGTCGGCGCTGGTCGCCAGTGGGCTGCTGTTCCTGCAACGCCGCCTTCATGCGCGCCACGATCACCTGGTCGCCACGCCCCGGCGCTGGTTCGCGCTGCAGGCGCGCATGCTGCCCGTGTACTGGATCGTGTTCGTGCCGCTGGTATTCGGCATCCGCCACGCCGTGTACGCGCTGGCCGGCGCCAGCTACGAGCACGAAGCCTGGCCCGAGGTCTTCGTCTACGAGTCGCTGAAGATCACGGTGTTCGCCGGCCTGTTTACCGTCATCGGTTTCGGCCTGCTGTCCTACCGCGAGCTGCTTGGCGCCCGCATGCGGGCCGAGCAGGCCCACGCGCTGCTGCGCGAAGCCCAGCTGCAGTCGCTGGCGCGGCAGATGCAGCCGCACTTCCTGTTCAATGCGCTCAACACCATTTCTTCGCTGATGCATACCGACGTGGCGCGTGCCGACGCCACCCTGGTGCAACTGGCCGACCTGCTGCGCGCGGCGCTGGCCCTGGGCGAGCAGCCCCAGGCCACGCTCGCCCAGGAGCTGCGCCTGGCGCGCGCCTATGCGGGCGTCATGGCGCAGCGCTTCGACGGCCGCGCCCAGCTCGCATGGCGCATCGACGAGGACCTGCTGGGCGTGCAGTTGCCCGCGATGAGCGTGCAGCCCCTGCTGGAAAACGTGTTCAAGCACACCGTCGAACGCCAGCGCGGACCGACCCGCATCACGGTCAGCGCGGCGCGCGAAGGCGCCGACCTGGTGCTGGGCATCGAGGACGACCGCGGCGCACTCGGCCCGGATCCGGCGGGCGCCGGTTCCAGTTCCGGCCTCGGCCTGGCCAACCTGCGCGCACGCCTGGCCGCGCTGCATGGAAGCGATGCCAGCCTGTCGCTGGTTCAACTGGCCCCTGCCGGGGTGCGCGCACAGTTGAGGATTCCGTGCGCATCCTGA
- a CDS encoding response regulator transcription factor → MRILIVDDELPARERLRRMLALEPGIEAVEEAADGHQALRCLQQFQPHALLLDIEMPELSGIDLAASLPQPAPLVVFVTAYDAYALRAFDANAIDYLLKPFDQARLRRALERLRERLAAQPAAPMRGLPPRRLLVTERGATRVVQVADIEWLETADNYVVLHMAQGAPLLRQTLSGLLEQLGPGFVRCHRRAAVRPAAIERIVPLDKGDCELLLRSGARVPCSRQYRAALMATLDPA, encoded by the coding sequence GTGCGCATCCTGATCGTCGACGACGAACTTCCTGCGCGTGAACGCTTGCGCCGCATGCTCGCGCTGGAACCCGGCATCGAGGCCGTCGAAGAAGCCGCCGACGGCCACCAGGCCCTGCGCTGCCTGCAGCAGTTCCAGCCGCACGCACTGCTGCTCGACATCGAGATGCCCGAGCTCTCGGGCATCGACCTGGCCGCATCGCTGCCGCAGCCGGCGCCGCTGGTGGTATTCGTGACCGCCTACGACGCCTACGCCTTGCGCGCTTTCGATGCCAACGCCATCGATTACCTGCTCAAGCCCTTCGACCAGGCCCGCCTGCGGCGGGCGCTGGAACGCCTGCGCGAACGCCTCGCGGCCCAGCCGGCGGCGCCAATGCGCGGGCTGCCGCCGCGCCGCCTGCTCGTCACCGAGCGCGGCGCCACGCGGGTGGTGCAGGTGGCCGACATCGAGTGGCTCGAGACCGCCGACAACTACGTGGTGCTGCACATGGCGCAAGGAGCGCCGCTGCTGCGCCAGACCCTGTCCGGCCTGCTGGAGCAGCTCGGGCCGGGTTTCGTTCGCTGCCACCGGCGCGCCGCGGTGCGGCCCGCAGCCATCGAACGCATCGTCCCGCTCGACAAGGGCGACTGCGAGCTGCTGCTGCGCAGCGGCGCACGCGTGCCCTGCAGCCGCCAGTACCGCGCCGCGCTCATGGCCACGCTCGATCCCGCCTAG
- a CDS encoding acyltransferase family protein, protein MTRDLPSPNARLYFLDWVRIIVFFILILYHVGMYYVTWDWHVKSPFAGTGPEAFMMLSSPWRLGLLFFVAGAGASLMLRKTGAATFLRRRSTRLLLPLVFGMLVIVPPQPYFEVVEKLAYADGYGAFMQRYLQAYHGFCREDCLDLPTWNHLWFVAYLWIYTMLLGGLVAALGARFDRIAAQLGALLQGWRIIVLPAAVLAAARLALVDHFPTNHSVVGDWYNHAMSFLPLLLGALVARVPGFWARLPPLRWHALGIAATGWTLLVMWDAVTYEVIPRPVVAVLRPFMLAMYALLAWSAMVAACGFAARHLNRDGPARRYLNEAVFPVYILHQTLIVTMAHAMQPLRIAPGLEAVLLVVLTVTLSFGLFDMVRRVRRLRPLFGLGPLRRAQVPGDLPAAAPDRHPGAIAQV, encoded by the coding sequence ATGACCCGTGATCTCCCCTCCCCCAATGCACGCCTGTACTTCCTCGACTGGGTGCGCATCATTGTCTTCTTTATCTTGATCCTTTACCACGTCGGCATGTATTACGTCACCTGGGACTGGCACGTGAAGAGTCCGTTCGCCGGCACCGGTCCCGAAGCCTTCATGATGCTTTCCTCGCCATGGCGCCTCGGCCTGCTGTTCTTCGTCGCCGGCGCCGGCGCGAGCCTCATGCTGCGCAAGACCGGCGCGGCCACGTTCCTGCGCCGGCGCAGTACGCGCCTGCTGCTGCCGCTGGTATTCGGGATGCTGGTGATCGTGCCGCCGCAGCCCTATTTCGAAGTGGTCGAGAAGCTCGCCTATGCCGATGGCTACGGCGCCTTCATGCAGCGCTACCTGCAGGCCTATCACGGTTTCTGCCGGGAAGATTGCCTCGACCTGCCGACCTGGAACCACCTGTGGTTCGTCGCCTACCTGTGGATCTACACGATGCTGCTGGGCGGCCTGGTCGCCGCGCTGGGCGCGCGCTTCGACCGGATCGCGGCGCAGCTGGGCGCATTGCTGCAAGGCTGGCGGATCATCGTCCTGCCGGCGGCCGTGCTGGCGGCTGCGCGCCTCGCGCTGGTGGACCACTTCCCGACCAATCACAGCGTGGTCGGCGACTGGTACAACCATGCGATGTCCTTCCTTCCCTTGCTGCTGGGCGCCCTGGTGGCGCGCGTCCCGGGCTTCTGGGCGCGGCTGCCGCCGCTGCGCTGGCACGCGCTCGGCATTGCCGCCACCGGCTGGACGCTGCTCGTCATGTGGGATGCGGTGACCTACGAGGTGATTCCGCGCCCGGTGGTGGCGGTGCTGCGGCCTTTCATGCTCGCCATGTACGCGCTGCTGGCCTGGAGCGCCATGGTGGCCGCCTGCGGTTTCGCTGCGCGCCACCTGAACCGCGACGGGCCGGCCAGGCGCTACCTGAACGAGGCCGTCTTCCCGGTGTACATCCTGCACCAGACCCTGATCGTCACGATGGCGCACGCGATGCAGCCGCTGCGCATCGCGCCGGGTCTGGAGGCGGTGCTGCTGGTCGTGCTGACGGTGACCCTGAGCTTCGGATTGTTCGACATGGTGCGGCGCGTCCGCCGGCTGCGGCCGCTGTTCGGGCTTGGCCCGCTGCGTCGCGCGCAGGTGCCGGGCGATTTGCCGGCGGCCGCGCCGGACCGGCACCCCGGCGCCATCGCGCAGGTCTGA